A window of Longispora fulva contains these coding sequences:
- a CDS encoding helix-turn-helix transcriptional regulator yields the protein MTTTPFVGRDGVLATLRAATSAESWVVFVEGEAGAGTSRLLREWLGDSPDLTLTCPPLERPVPWAPFATVSDDVAAGLGGHTGSGTAPGRLGVMRRLRPLLAGLVVVEDAQWLDPDSRDLLRWVLARPPHPLRLVVTYRPEELAVPGAPLGPLTTPLPRTTVRLPPLTAADVARWDPNAAVLVTASGGVAGVIAELLRCGETPALAALVGARLARSRGPALATAHAAAVLHDPVPEETLAAVAGADGLLGALRAGILVEHPHHRYGYRSPLAAQAGYALVPGPVRRRMHLRAVAALRDSGVPAALARHSRLGGRPADWLRYAEEAAEGCLAAGDLEVAVGLLRDLLAERSGADLDLLRRMVADPRLPARARVELGADLGAVLIDRAGHEGEGRWVLDQALKETPGEPPLTARALAALGFPYLPPGDLAAHRDYLYRAARCADEDPAVRTAILANQATLLMAVGDPAAWPAAERLAVLADAPGRRQQVSRGLCNLADAATWLGHYRAAESFLHEGGRLAVGPYDTASGGTRFRLDWARGHWPGLADRAGAYVDAAEEPMWASEGNLVLGLLALARGDRHQAEARLHASGLGWASEAFVPVVAAAAGARIRLLHATDDVAGAARLAEEAVDRIRAKGIWTWGAELVPWAVAALTRAGRPADGLVAEFAAGIEGADAPIARAALAYCRGDFAAAEEAYGALPRPYEAALSAEAAARVRVTEATRRTPASTDPDRRAATQPGSPAVIRPGSAAPTLAEGLAELGAAAERFALLGAGWDAARCRHTLRVHGVVPVQRGGRPGYGRLLSPREREVAVLAAAGQTNREIADVLFLSPRTVEQHVAAAIRKLGVASRADLPPSP from the coding sequence ATGACTACGACTCCGTTCGTCGGCCGCGACGGCGTCCTCGCCACTCTGCGGGCGGCGACGTCGGCTGAGTCCTGGGTCGTGTTCGTCGAGGGCGAGGCGGGCGCCGGCACGTCCCGGCTGCTGCGCGAGTGGCTCGGCGACTCCCCGGATCTGACCCTGACCTGCCCGCCGCTGGAACGCCCGGTGCCGTGGGCCCCGTTCGCCACGGTGTCCGACGACGTCGCGGCGGGCCTCGGTGGGCACACCGGGTCCGGCACCGCCCCGGGCCGGCTCGGCGTGATGCGGCGGCTGCGGCCCCTGCTGGCCGGGCTCGTCGTGGTCGAGGACGCCCAGTGGCTCGACCCCGACTCCCGCGACCTGCTCCGCTGGGTCCTGGCCCGGCCGCCCCACCCGCTGCGCCTGGTCGTCACCTACCGCCCGGAGGAGCTCGCGGTCCCCGGCGCGCCCCTGGGTCCCCTGACCACCCCCCTGCCGAGGACCACGGTCCGACTACCCCCGCTGACCGCCGCCGACGTGGCCCGCTGGGACCCGAACGCCGCGGTGCTGGTCACGGCCAGCGGCGGCGTCGCCGGAGTGATCGCCGAGCTGCTCCGGTGCGGGGAGACCCCCGCCCTGGCGGCGCTGGTCGGGGCCCGGCTGGCCCGGTCGCGCGGCCCGGCCCTCGCCACGGCCCACGCCGCGGCAGTCCTGCACGACCCGGTGCCCGAGGAGACCCTGGCCGCCGTCGCGGGCGCCGACGGGCTGCTGGGGGCGCTGCGGGCCGGGATCCTGGTCGAACACCCCCACCACCGTTACGGGTACCGGTCCCCGCTCGCCGCCCAGGCCGGCTACGCCCTGGTCCCCGGCCCGGTTCGGCGCCGGATGCACCTGCGTGCCGTGGCGGCGCTGCGCGACAGCGGGGTGCCGGCCGCCCTCGCCCGGCACAGTCGCCTCGGCGGCCGCCCGGCCGACTGGCTCCGCTACGCCGAGGAGGCCGCCGAGGGCTGCCTGGCGGCCGGCGACCTGGAGGTGGCCGTCGGGCTGCTCCGCGACCTGCTGGCCGAGCGCTCCGGGGCGGACCTGGACCTGCTGCGCCGGATGGTCGCCGACCCCCGGCTGCCGGCCCGCGCCCGGGTGGAGCTGGGCGCGGACCTGGGGGCCGTGCTCATCGACCGGGCCGGCCACGAGGGCGAGGGCCGCTGGGTCCTAGACCAGGCGCTCAAGGAGACCCCCGGCGAGCCGCCGCTGACGGCGCGGGCCCTCGCCGCGCTCGGGTTCCCGTACCTGCCGCCCGGCGACCTGGCGGCGCACCGCGACTACCTCTACCGGGCGGCCCGGTGCGCGGACGAGGACCCGGCGGTGCGGACCGCGATCCTCGCCAACCAGGCCACCCTGCTGATGGCCGTCGGCGATCCGGCGGCGTGGCCGGCGGCCGAGCGCCTCGCGGTGCTGGCGGACGCGCCCGGCCGCCGGCAGCAGGTGTCCCGGGGCCTGTGCAACCTCGCGGACGCGGCGACCTGGCTCGGGCACTACCGGGCGGCCGAGAGTTTCCTGCACGAGGGCGGCCGGCTGGCCGTCGGCCCGTACGACACGGCGTCCGGTGGGACCAGGTTCCGGCTGGACTGGGCCAGGGGCCACTGGCCGGGGCTCGCGGACCGGGCCGGCGCGTACGTGGACGCGGCGGAGGAGCCCATGTGGGCCTCGGAGGGCAACCTGGTCCTCGGCCTGCTCGCCCTGGCCAGGGGCGACCGGCACCAGGCGGAGGCCCGGCTGCACGCGTCGGGGCTGGGCTGGGCGTCGGAGGCGTTCGTACCCGTCGTGGCCGCCGCAGCCGGGGCCCGGATCCGCCTGCTGCACGCCACCGACGACGTGGCCGGCGCGGCCCGGCTCGCCGAGGAGGCGGTGGACCGGATCCGGGCGAAGGGGATCTGGACGTGGGGCGCGGAGCTGGTGCCCTGGGCGGTGGCGGCGTTGACCAGGGCCGGCCGGCCGGCCGACGGGCTCGTGGCGGAGTTCGCCGCCGGGATCGAGGGGGCCGACGCCCCGATCGCCCGGGCGGCCCTCGCGTACTGCCGGGGGGACTTCGCCGCCGCCGAGGAGGCCTACGGGGCCCTGCCCCGCCCCTACGAGGCCGCCCTGTCCGCCGAGGCCGCCGCCCGGGTCCGCGTCACGGAGGCCACCCGCAGGACCCCGGCCAGCACCGACCCCGACCGGAGGGCCGCCACCCAGCCTGGGTCGCCGGCCGTCATCCGGCCCGGGTCGGCGGCTCCGACCCTCGCGGAGGGGCTCGCGGAGCTGGGCGCGGCAGCCGAGCGGTTCGCGCTGCTCGGGGCCGGCTGGGACGCGGCACGGTGCCGGCACACGCTGCGGGTGCACGGTGTCGTGCCCGTCCAGCGCGGCGGCCGCCCCGGCTACGGCCGCCTGCTGTCCCCCCGGGAGCGCGAGGTCGCCGTCCTCGCCGCCGCCGGCCAGACCAACCGCGAGATCGCCGACGTGCTGTTCCTGTCGCCCCGCACGGTGGAGCAGCACGTGGCGGCGGCGATCCGCAAATTGGGCGTGGCCTCCCGGGCCGACCTGCCGCCGTCCCCTTGA
- a CDS encoding alpha-ketoacid dehydrogenase subunit beta codes for MSSSAVAAPAASPTTMAQALNTALRDALKDDDRVVVFGEDVGALGGVFRITDGLTRDFGEDRCFDTPLAEAGIMGFAIGMAMAGFRPVVELQFDAFAYPAFEQILSHVAKMRNRTRGAITLPLVIRVPYAGGIGGVEHHCDSSEAYYAHTPGLKVVAPSTVADAYSLLREAINDPDPVIFLEPKKLYWSKDEVSLPVATAPFGQAVVRREGTDVTLLAYGPAMPVALAAADAAVEDGWSVEVVDLRTINPYDDATVDASVRKTGRCVVVTEASGFAGVGAEMAARVQERCFHALAAPVLRVAGYDIPYPPPKLEHHHLPGVDRVLDTIARLQWDDVPFVGSR; via the coding sequence ATGAGCTCCTCCGCCGTGGCCGCGCCGGCCGCCTCGCCGACCACCATGGCCCAGGCCCTCAACACCGCCCTGCGCGACGCGCTCAAGGACGACGACCGGGTGGTCGTGTTCGGCGAGGACGTCGGCGCGCTCGGCGGCGTCTTCCGGATCACCGACGGGCTGACCCGCGACTTCGGCGAGGACCGCTGCTTCGACACCCCGCTCGCCGAGGCCGGCATCATGGGCTTCGCGATCGGCATGGCCATGGCCGGGTTCCGGCCGGTGGTGGAGCTGCAGTTCGACGCGTTCGCGTACCCGGCGTTCGAGCAGATCCTGTCGCACGTGGCCAAGATGCGGAACCGGACGCGGGGCGCGATCACCCTGCCGCTCGTCATCCGGGTCCCGTACGCGGGCGGCATCGGCGGCGTCGAGCACCATTGCGACTCCTCCGAGGCGTACTACGCGCACACCCCCGGCCTGAAGGTCGTCGCCCCGTCCACGGTGGCCGACGCGTACTCGCTGCTGCGTGAGGCCATCAACGACCCCGACCCGGTCATCTTCCTCGAGCCGAAGAAGCTGTACTGGTCCAAGGACGAGGTGTCCCTGCCGGTCGCGACCGCCCCGTTCGGCCAGGCCGTCGTGCGCCGCGAGGGCACCGACGTGACCCTGCTCGCCTACGGTCCCGCGATGCCGGTCGCCCTCGCCGCCGCCGACGCCGCCGTCGAGGACGGCTGGAGCGTCGAGGTGGTGGACCTGCGCACCATCAACCCGTACGACGACGCGACCGTCGACGCCTCCGTGCGCAAGACCGGCCGGTGCGTCGTGGTCACCGAGGCGTCCGGCTTCGCCGGGGTCGGGGCCGAGATGGCGGCCCGGGTGCAGGAGCGCTGCTTCCACGCCCTCGCGGCCCCGGTGCTGCGGGTCGCCGGCTACGACATCCCGTACCCGCCGCCGAAGCTGGAGCACCACCACCTGCCCGGGGTCGACCGGGTGCTGGACACCATCGCCCGGTTGCAGTGGGACGACGTGCCGTTTGTGGGGTCGCGATGA
- a CDS encoding Lrp/AsnC family transcriptional regulator, whose product MPDKPDSPRTLDDLDHKILTELAIDGRLSMRALAEKLHISRANAYARVDRLVADGVILGFGARLNPERAGLGTPAYVMVTIEQNTWREVVARLRVIRYVDHIALVGGDFDILVLVRAPDNAALRHLVLEKIQEIPGVKGTRTWLVFDEATGAGPH is encoded by the coding sequence GTGCCGGACAAACCGGACTCGCCGAGAACTCTGGATGACCTGGATCACAAGATCCTCACGGAGCTGGCCATCGACGGCCGCCTCTCCATGCGCGCACTGGCGGAGAAGCTGCACATCTCCCGGGCCAACGCGTACGCCCGGGTGGACCGGCTCGTCGCCGACGGCGTGATCCTCGGCTTCGGGGCCCGACTGAACCCGGAGCGGGCCGGACTGGGCACGCCCGCCTACGTGATGGTGACGATCGAGCAGAACACGTGGCGGGAGGTGGTCGCCCGGCTGCGCGTCATCCGGTACGTGGACCACATCGCGCTCGTGGGCGGCGACTTCGACATCCTGGTGCTGGTCCGGGCGCCGGACAACGCGGCGTTGCGGCACCTGGTGCTGGAGAAGATCCAGGAGATTCCCGGGGTGAAGGGGACCAGGACGTGGCTGGTGTTCGACGAGGCGACCGGGGCGGGGCCGCACTAG
- a CDS encoding GNAT family N-acetyltransferase, with product MTQWRALTASDLPALAALTRSVLAADGGMPQSADEGFLRGRYLGGEALGAFESGELVASVAVRPVGPAPGPGQPGIGLTGIVAQVAPAYRGRGLGRHLLEWGLARAPRPRVETESWTPAVDRLLTGYGLERTFGELVMTCPLTTGGATLAPAATPLPDGIILEEWRPGNEADFFTAYDASFRDRPGFPGWSSGEWIDWISGDEDDFRADWALLARDAEGAPAGFCVASPDHAIGQAGVVPAWRRRGLGRALLTESANRMRAEGATSVLLMVATNNPGATALYESLGYVETGQRARYERG from the coding sequence ATGACCCAGTGGCGCGCGCTCACCGCATCCGACCTGCCGGCCCTCGCGGCCCTCACCCGGTCGGTCCTCGCCGCCGACGGCGGCATGCCGCAGTCCGCCGACGAGGGCTTCCTCCGGGGCCGCTATCTCGGCGGCGAGGCGCTCGGAGCCTTCGAGTCCGGCGAGCTGGTCGCGTCGGTGGCCGTCCGCCCGGTCGGCCCGGCCCCGGGCCCCGGCCAGCCCGGCATCGGCCTCACCGGCATCGTCGCCCAGGTCGCCCCCGCGTACCGGGGGCGCGGCCTCGGCCGGCATCTCCTCGAGTGGGGCCTGGCCCGCGCGCCTCGCCCCCGGGTCGAGACCGAGTCCTGGACCCCGGCCGTCGACCGCCTCCTCACCGGCTACGGCCTCGAACGCACCTTCGGCGAACTCGTCATGACCTGCCCCCTCACGACCGGCGGGGCCACGCTGGCGCCGGCCGCCACCCCGCTGCCCGACGGCATCATCCTGGAGGAATGGCGACCCGGCAACGAGGCCGACTTCTTCACCGCCTACGACGCCTCCTTCCGCGACCGCCCAGGCTTCCCCGGCTGGTCGTCCGGGGAGTGGATCGACTGGATCAGCGGCGACGAGGACGACTTCCGGGCCGACTGGGCGCTCCTGGCCCGGGACGCGGAGGGCGCCCCGGCGGGCTTCTGCGTCGCCAGCCCGGACCACGCGATCGGTCAGGCCGGCGTGGTCCCGGCGTGGCGCCGACGGGGCCTCGGCCGGGCGCTGCTCACGGAGTCGGCGAACCGCATGCGCGCGGAGGGCGCGACCTCGGTCCTGCTGATGGTCGCGACGAACAACCCGGGCGCGACGGCCCTCTACGAGTCCCTCGGCTACGTCGAGACGGGCCAACGCGCCCGCTACGAGCGAGGCTGA
- a CDS encoding IclR family transcriptional regulator — MPELRPAGLIGSVERALGVLEAIAECGDGANAKTVARRAELPLPSAYRMLGTLHYHGYLIRNDDGSYGLGEQLATLYEHWYRKLDLDPAVRLILRDVHKRAGAPAYFGRLRDGAVTVVDAVDSTETPRAPFTTARLRSVGERSALGRALLSAVTDEERREFLRDRAPDPRLAHLLATARRTGVAYDVGEFLPPHAGVAVPVRSPDGHLHGALAVTVPVAGYADRRADVERTLRHCALTLVKLLAVE, encoded by the coding sequence ATGCCTGAGCTGCGCCCGGCAGGGCTCATAGGCTCGGTGGAACGGGCTCTCGGGGTTCTCGAGGCCATTGCGGAATGTGGAGACGGCGCCAACGCCAAGACCGTAGCCCGCAGGGCCGAACTGCCCTTACCCAGCGCGTACCGGATGCTCGGCACCCTGCACTACCACGGTTACCTGATCCGCAACGACGACGGCAGCTACGGGCTCGGCGAACAACTCGCGACCCTCTACGAACACTGGTACCGCAAGCTCGACCTCGACCCGGCCGTCCGGCTGATCCTCCGCGACGTGCACAAGCGGGCCGGCGCCCCCGCCTACTTCGGCCGGCTCCGCGACGGGGCCGTCACCGTGGTCGACGCCGTCGACAGCACCGAGACGCCCCGCGCACCCTTCACCACGGCCCGGCTGCGGTCCGTCGGCGAACGCAGCGCCCTCGGCCGGGCCCTGCTCAGCGCCGTCACCGACGAGGAACGCCGCGAGTTCCTCCGCGACCGCGCCCCGGACCCCCGGCTCGCGCACCTGCTGGCCACCGCGCGCCGGACCGGGGTGGCCTACGACGTCGGCGAGTTCCTGCCCCCGCACGCCGGCGTCGCCGTGCCCGTCCGGTCCCCCGACGGCCACCTGCACGGCGCTCTGGCGGTCACGGTCCCCGTCGCCGGGTACGCCGACCGGCGCGCCGACGTCGAACGCACCCTGCGGCACTGCGCCCTGACCCTCGTCAAACTTCTGGCCGTCGAGTAG
- a CDS encoding ArsR/SmtB family transcription factor — translation MLRIHFTLADVANTSVAGEPDADLELRYGLRVLFDGAPSPFTDWRRGLRGLLPRALADHTVHTDPTGPARHVDPISSVSPAGPTGTGRPVRVSAAERFREIAVAPHWEQIRARVAADRAGRTRALSDGGTGLLLRTLHPAVRWAAPVLELPGPDRDVRLDGSGLLLQPSVFCWRRPELHGDRILVYPAAAEPVREPRDLGALIGRARAAMLSVLAAGGASTTELALRTGLSAATASQHATILRAAGAISTRRAGQSVLHSLTPLGQRMLETR, via the coding sequence ATGCTCCGGATCCACTTCACCCTGGCCGATGTGGCCAACACCAGCGTCGCCGGCGAGCCCGACGCAGACCTGGAACTGCGGTATGGCCTGCGGGTGCTCTTCGACGGCGCGCCGTCCCCGTTCACGGACTGGCGGCGCGGGCTGCGGGGCCTGCTGCCCCGGGCCCTGGCCGACCACACCGTCCACACCGACCCGACGGGCCCGGCCCGCCACGTCGACCCAATCTCGTCCGTCAGCCCCGCCGGTCCGACCGGCACAGGTCGGCCGGTGCGCGTCTCGGCCGCCGAGCGGTTCCGGGAGATCGCCGTCGCGCCGCACTGGGAGCAGATCCGTGCCCGGGTGGCCGCCGACCGCGCCGGACGCACCCGGGCCCTGTCCGACGGCGGGACCGGGCTGTTGCTGCGGACCCTGCACCCGGCCGTGCGGTGGGCCGCGCCCGTGCTGGAGCTGCCCGGACCCGACCGGGACGTGCGCCTCGACGGCTCCGGTCTGCTGCTGCAGCCGTCCGTGTTCTGCTGGCGGCGGCCGGAACTGCACGGGGACCGGATTCTGGTGTACCCGGCCGCCGCCGAGCCGGTACGGGAGCCCCGCGACCTGGGTGCCCTGATCGGGCGGGCGCGGGCGGCCATGTTGAGCGTGCTGGCGGCGGGTGGGGCGAGTACCACGGAACTCGCTCTGCGCACCGGGCTCTCCGCGGCGACGGCCAGCCAGCACGCGACGATCCTGCGGGCAGCCGGGGCGATCAGCACGCGCCGGGCGGGCCAGTCGGTGCTGCACTCGCTGACCCCGCTCGGCCAACGGATGCTCGAGACCCGCTGA
- the pdhA gene encoding pyruvate dehydrogenase (acetyl-transferring) E1 component subunit alpha codes for MTTTSTRGKSPGARAVAKTSPEAKAASALLPAERPIRFLDEHGARVDEHHGYSEPAPELLLQAYRKMVVGRRFDQQCTALTKQGRLAVYPSSHGQEACQVGAVLALRADDWMFPTYRESVALATRGIDPVEALTLLRGDWHCGYDAAAWRTAPQCTPLATQTVHAAGVAYGEKRKGTDNVALAFIGDGATSEGDFHEALNFAAVFAAPVVFLVQNNGYAISVPLAKQTKAPSLAYKGVGYGIRSERVDGNDPVAVLAVMLAAVEHGRSGNGPFLVEAHTYRIDAHTNADDATRYREAGEVEEWRTKDPVARLAAHLRALGALDDTLEEQFKNEAEVYAANLRERMNADPTLTPTDLFEHVYATPTPQLVAQRAQLLEELAAE; via the coding sequence ATGACAACGACGTCGACACGCGGTAAGTCGCCCGGAGCCAGGGCGGTCGCCAAGACCAGCCCCGAAGCCAAGGCCGCCAGCGCGCTCCTGCCCGCCGAGCGCCCCATCCGCTTCCTGGACGAGCACGGCGCCCGCGTCGACGAGCACCACGGCTACAGCGAGCCGGCTCCGGAGCTGCTCCTGCAGGCGTACCGGAAGATGGTTGTCGGTCGTCGGTTCGACCAGCAGTGCACCGCGCTGACCAAGCAGGGCCGGCTCGCCGTCTACCCGTCCAGCCACGGCCAGGAGGCCTGCCAGGTCGGGGCCGTGCTCGCCCTGCGCGCCGACGACTGGATGTTCCCCACCTACCGCGAGTCCGTCGCCCTGGCGACCCGGGGCATCGACCCGGTCGAGGCGCTGACCCTGCTGCGCGGCGACTGGCACTGCGGCTACGACGCCGCCGCCTGGCGCACCGCCCCGCAGTGCACCCCCCTTGCCACCCAGACCGTCCACGCGGCCGGCGTCGCCTACGGCGAGAAGCGCAAGGGCACCGACAACGTCGCGCTCGCCTTCATCGGCGACGGTGCGACCAGCGAGGGCGACTTCCACGAGGCGCTCAACTTCGCCGCCGTGTTCGCCGCGCCCGTCGTCTTCCTGGTGCAGAACAACGGCTACGCGATCAGCGTCCCGCTCGCCAAGCAGACCAAGGCCCCGTCGCTGGCCTACAAGGGCGTCGGCTACGGCATCCGCTCCGAGCGGGTCGACGGCAACGACCCGGTCGCCGTGCTCGCCGTGATGCTCGCCGCCGTCGAGCACGGCCGGTCCGGCAACGGTCCGTTCCTGGTCGAGGCCCACACCTACCGGATCGACGCGCACACCAACGCCGACGACGCCACCCGCTACCGGGAGGCCGGCGAGGTCGAGGAGTGGCGCACCAAGGACCCGGTCGCCCGGCTCGCCGCCCACCTGCGCGCGCTCGGCGCGCTCGACGACACCCTCGAAGAGCAGTTCAAGAACGAGGCCGAGGTGTACGCCGCGAACCTGCGCGAGCGGATGAACGCCGACCCGACCCTCACCCCGACCGACCTGTTCGAGCACGTCTACGCCACGCCCACCCCGCAGCTCGTCGCCCAGCGCGCGCAGCTCCTCGAAGAACTGGCCGCCGAATGA
- a CDS encoding dihydrolipoamide acetyltransferase family protein → MTSVFHLPDLGEGLTEAEILEWRVAVGDTVGIDQIVVVVETAKAAVDVPCPYAGTVLELHGAAGSVVDVGKPLITIGSPDGRVAPDTYRDEEMAGAKAPAESKGSGNVLVGYGTAEMTGRRRRRLGAGTTVNGTGTGTAVTEKVAEKRAPLVISPIVRRLAADNAVDVAALTGSGLGGIVTRRDVESAIEAARTPATVAATSVPRVAVPAGAVAAGTRRIGLLDERVPIKGQLKAMADRLSRSRREIPDATTWVDVDATGLMSAKNELAAGYPDHRVGVLALLARITVAGLLRYPQLNAQVDGDEIVRLPYVNLGFAAQTERGLVVPVIRDAHLLSTVELADEIVRLVELARAGRLGLADMTGGTFTLNNYGGYGVDGSTPIINHPEAAMLGVGRIIDKPWVVDGQLAVRKVTQMGLTFDHRVCDGGVAGGYLRYVADRVERPMLLLG, encoded by the coding sequence ATGACTTCCGTCTTCCATCTCCCCGACCTGGGGGAGGGCCTGACCGAGGCCGAGATCCTCGAATGGCGGGTCGCGGTCGGCGACACCGTCGGGATCGACCAGATCGTGGTCGTGGTCGAGACGGCGAAGGCGGCCGTGGACGTGCCGTGCCCCTACGCCGGGACGGTGCTGGAGCTGCACGGCGCGGCCGGGTCGGTCGTGGACGTGGGCAAGCCGCTGATCACGATCGGCTCCCCCGACGGTCGCGTTGCCCCGGACACCTATCGGGACGAGGAAATGGCCGGGGCCAAGGCGCCGGCCGAGTCCAAGGGCTCCGGCAACGTCCTCGTCGGCTACGGCACCGCCGAGATGACCGGCCGCCGTCGCCGCCGCCTCGGCGCGGGCACCACAGTCAACGGAACCGGAACCGGCACCGCCGTTACCGAGAAGGTCGCCGAGAAGCGGGCCCCGCTCGTCATCTCGCCCATCGTCCGCCGGCTGGCCGCCGACAACGCCGTCGACGTGGCAGCCCTCACCGGCTCGGGCCTCGGCGGCATCGTCACCCGACGGGACGTCGAGTCGGCCATCGAGGCGGCCAGGACTCCGGCGACCGTCGCCGCGACCTCCGTGCCCCGGGTCGCCGTGCCGGCCGGCGCCGTGGCCGCCGGTACCCGTCGGATCGGTCTTCTCGACGAGCGGGTCCCCATCAAGGGCCAGCTCAAGGCGATGGCCGACCGGCTGTCCCGCAGCCGCCGCGAGATCCCCGACGCCACCACCTGGGTGGACGTGGACGCCACCGGCCTGATGAGCGCGAAGAACGAGCTGGCGGCCGGCTACCCGGACCACAGGGTCGGCGTCCTCGCCCTGCTCGCCCGGATCACCGTCGCCGGCCTGCTGCGCTACCCGCAGCTCAACGCCCAGGTCGACGGCGACGAGATCGTCCGGCTGCCGTACGTGAACCTGGGCTTCGCCGCCCAGACCGAGCGCGGCCTCGTCGTGCCCGTGATCCGGGACGCGCACCTGCTGTCCACGGTGGAGCTGGCCGACGAGATCGTCCGCCTCGTCGAGCTGGCCCGGGCCGGCCGGCTGGGCCTGGCGGACATGACCGGCGGCACGTTCACGCTGAACAACTACGGCGGCTACGGCGTCGACGGCTCCACGCCGATCATCAACCACCCGGAGGCGGCGATGCTCGGCGTGGGCCGGATCATCGACAAGCCGTGGGTGGTGGACGGCCAGCTCGCGGTACGCAAGGTGACCCAGATGGGTCTCACCTTCGACCACCGGGTGTGCGACGGCGGGGTGGCCGGCGGCTACCTGCGTTACGTCGCCGACCGGGTCGAACGGCCGATGCTCCTGCTCGGCTGA
- a CDS encoding ABC transporter substrate-binding protein has protein sequence MRRSAVQLVVGALAVGLALTGCESTRNAGGTDDKPAQQDIIIDHAGKAPTPAPEVPGAKKGGQILWLEDGEFQHFDPQQMYYSDSLDAGTQVMFRMLTTFVEDPNGGPLRLVGDLATNTGVSSDGDKTWTYTLRDGIKFEDGSPITSKDIAYGVARSFSRYGDQGMQYIQNALDPKREYKGPYEGNLKVPGVSTPNDHTIVFTFAQPHAEFPYLAAYPTVAPVPQAKDSKDKYEDEWVASGPYKRQVQKKDQYMILERNPYWDAKTDPARHQYVDTIKFDWSVNRASQTQRLMVSRGEDQTAVMTASVAQQDIATVAGDSNLKGRTMEAATPFTNFVYINTQRVTDLDVRKALNYAFDRDSYVKALGGLKVARPATTILAQTVPGYKDYDVYQAGPTGDIAKAKKLVEGKKVGKLGYCFPNTVNGQKNAVVVQAAFQRDNVFDVAMVPVESKEYSNVVGASNTTCDLIANGWAADFPDGSSTLQVLFDGTSIRPTGNQNLSYLNVPALNDEFAKLALMGDRAQAAPLYGALDEKIMREYAPVVPTHYVRAYQLNGTKVGGAFMSPLYAQVNLTGIFVQ, from the coding sequence ATGCGGCGGAGTGCAGTGCAGCTCGTCGTGGGCGCGCTGGCCGTCGGCCTTGCCCTGACCGGGTGCGAGAGCACCCGGAACGCGGGCGGGACCGACGACAAGCCGGCCCAGCAGGACATCATCATCGACCACGCCGGCAAGGCCCCGACCCCGGCGCCGGAGGTGCCGGGCGCGAAGAAGGGCGGCCAGATCCTCTGGCTGGAGGACGGCGAGTTCCAACACTTCGACCCCCAGCAGATGTACTACTCCGACTCCCTGGACGCCGGCACCCAGGTCATGTTCCGGATGCTCACCACCTTCGTGGAGGACCCCAACGGCGGGCCGCTGAGGCTGGTCGGCGACCTGGCCACCAACACCGGCGTCTCCTCCGACGGGGACAAGACCTGGACGTACACCCTGCGGGACGGGATCAAGTTCGAGGACGGCTCGCCGATCACCTCGAAGGACATCGCGTACGGCGTGGCCCGCTCGTTCAGCAGGTACGGCGACCAGGGCATGCAGTACATCCAGAACGCCCTGGACCCCAAGCGCGAGTACAAGGGTCCCTACGAGGGCAACCTGAAGGTCCCGGGGGTGAGCACGCCGAACGACCACACGATCGTGTTCACGTTCGCGCAGCCGCACGCGGAGTTCCCGTACCTGGCCGCGTACCCGACGGTCGCGCCGGTGCCGCAGGCCAAGGACAGCAAGGACAAGTACGAGGACGAGTGGGTGGCCTCCGGCCCCTACAAGCGCCAGGTCCAGAAGAAGGACCAGTACATGATCCTCGAGCGCAACCCGTACTGGGACGCGAAGACCGACCCGGCCCGGCACCAGTACGTCGACACCATCAAGTTCGACTGGTCCGTCAACCGCGCCAGCCAGACCCAGCGGCTCATGGTCAGCCGGGGCGAAGACCAGACGGCCGTGATGACCGCCTCGGTCGCCCAGCAGGACATCGCGACCGTGGCCGGCGACTCGAACCTCAAGGGCCGCACGATGGAGGCGGCGACGCCGTTCACGAACTTCGTGTACATCAACACCCAGCGGGTCACGGACCTCGACGTCCGCAAGGCACTCAACTACGCCTTCGACCGCGACTCCTACGTCAAGGCCCTCGGCGGGCTGAAGGTGGCCCGGCCGGCGACCACGATCCTGGCGCAGACCGTGCCCGGCTACAAGGACTACGACGTGTACCAGGCCGGCCCGACCGGTGACATCGCCAAGGCCAAGAAGCTGGTCGAGGGCAAGAAGGTCGGCAAGCTGGGCTACTGCTTCCCGAACACCGTCAACGGCCAGAAGAACGCCGTCGTCGTGCAGGCCGCCTTCCAGCGCGACAACGTGTTCGACGTCGCAATGGTCCCGGTGGAGTCGAAGGAGTACTCCAACGTGGTCGGCGCGTCCAACACCACCTGCGACCTGATCGCCAACGGCTGGGCCGCGGACTTCCCCGACGGGTCCAGCACGCTGCAGGTGCTCTTCGACGGCACCAGCATCCGGCCCACGGGTAACCAGAACCTGTCCTACCTCAACGTGCCGGCGCTCAACGACGAGTTCGCGAAGCTGGCCCTGATGGGCGACCGCGCGCAGGCCGCCCCGCTCTACGGCGCACTCGACGAGAAGATCATGCGGGAGTACGCGCCGGTGGTGCCGACGCACTACGTGCGGGCGTACCAGCTCAACGGCACCAAGGTGGGCGGGGCGTTCATGAGCCCGCTGTACGCGCAGGTCAACCTGACCGGCATCTTCGTCCAGTAA